The Streptomyces asoensis DNA window TATTCCTGACGGAGAAAATGCTTAGCCTGGCGGGCGAAGCAAGTTTCGACCAAGCCAGCTGGGGCAAGGTCTTCCGCGATACATTTTCCCTCCTCGCCACGTCATTGGAATCAGAGTCATTCCGGCGTTACGACAGCACGAAGGAAAAATTCCTCGGCGGATTCTCCGTATCGGCGTTTGAAGCCGTCACGGTCGGTGTCGCAACCAACCTGCAAGCATGGCAGCGGCTAGAGGATGATCCTCGGGCGGCATCAGTCCGCGAGCGCGTGGAGGCGATGTGGTCAGAAGACTTCTTCCGATCGCAGGCTCGGGGTGGCGTACGCGGAACCACACGCATCCCCGCAACCATTCCCGCCGCTAAGGATTTCTTCCGCCCCTAAGGCAGACCAGATGAAGATCCGCACGACGGAGCGCCTTTACGACTACATTTCAGCCGACCTCGGCTGGCGAAAAAAGGAGCTTAGCGTATTCAAAGGACAAGTCGAGAGAGCAGAGTTCAGAGTTCAACCAGCACTCTTGCGGGCATCCATCGCACTCCTCTACGCACACTGGGAAGGATTCGTCAAGAATTCCGCCCACGCCTACCTCTGCTACCTTGCCTCACTTAAGTTGAACTACCTTCAGCTCCGACCTGAGCTGGCAGCGCTCGCCATGAGGGCGCGGCTTGAAGAATTCGAGACAACAAACAAAGCCGAAATACACGCAGCCCTCATTCGAGATGTTCGCGAGGACGCTTCATCCCGGGCCAGAATTCCTACCAATCGCGACGCAGTGAGAACTTTCTCAAACCTCAACTATGATCGACTGTGCGACATTCTTTGTTCCGTCGGCTGTGACTTTTCTCGCTACTCACCTTATGAAGACCTGATCGACGAACAGCTACTAGCGGCACGTAACAGGATCGCTCATGGCGAGGAAGATTACATCAGGCTTACCGAT harbors:
- a CDS encoding MAE_28990/MAE_18760 family HEPN-like nuclease, whose protein sequence is MKIRTTERLYDYISADLGWRKKELSVFKGQVERAEFRVQPALLRASIALLYAHWEGFVKNSAHAYLCYLASLKLNYLQLRPELAALAMRARLEEFETTNKAEIHAALIRDVREDASSRARIPTNRDAVRTFSNLNYDRLCDILCSVGCDFSRYSPYEDLIDEQLLAARNRIAHGEEDYIRLTDWDDVRVEIIKMMDDISNQILNSATQKSYLVEQ